A stretch of Paraburkholderia phenazinium DNA encodes these proteins:
- a CDS encoding aldo/keto reductase codes for MTQMQRIELAPGYSIPRILKGGWQLAGDHGSVDRAAAIADMGAYYDAGITAFDCADIYTGVEEMIGEFRDDYRQRRGADSLDQLKIHTKFVPDLSLLQTIDRRLVEQTIDRSLSRLRVERLDLVQFHWWDYSMARYLEVAHWLRELQQAGKIDRLSGTNFDTQRTMELVESGIELTSMQVQYSLLDRRPARQLGAYAREHGIHLFCYGTVAGGFLSGRWLGATEPGQDIANRSLIKYKLIIDDFGGWDIFQALLQALDRIAAKHNVSIATIATRWVLDQEQVAGAIVGVRRGDHLPEHLKVMSVTLDAEDRSAIEQVLAQSATIEGDVYSVERDIHGRHGNIMKYELNSAS; via the coding sequence ATGACACAGATGCAGCGCATCGAGCTGGCGCCAGGCTACTCGATCCCACGTATTCTCAAAGGAGGTTGGCAACTCGCCGGTGACCATGGCAGCGTGGACCGCGCCGCCGCGATTGCCGACATGGGCGCCTATTACGACGCAGGCATTACCGCATTCGACTGTGCAGACATCTACACCGGCGTCGAAGAAATGATTGGCGAGTTCCGCGACGACTACCGGCAACGGCGTGGCGCCGACAGCCTCGACCAGTTGAAGATCCATACGAAGTTCGTACCCGATCTGTCTCTGCTGCAGACGATCGACCGCAGGCTCGTCGAGCAAACTATCGACCGGTCTCTATCGCGCTTGCGCGTCGAACGGCTCGATCTGGTCCAGTTTCACTGGTGGGACTATTCCATGGCGCGTTACCTCGAAGTCGCGCACTGGCTGCGTGAACTGCAGCAAGCCGGCAAGATCGACCGGCTAAGCGGGACGAACTTCGATACCCAACGCACCATGGAGCTGGTGGAGTCGGGCATCGAACTGACGAGCATGCAGGTGCAGTACTCCCTGCTGGACCGGCGTCCGGCGCGCCAGCTGGGCGCTTACGCTCGCGAGCATGGCATTCACCTGTTCTGCTATGGCACGGTGGCGGGCGGCTTCCTTTCCGGACGGTGGCTCGGTGCTACGGAACCGGGACAAGACATCGCAAACCGCTCGCTCATCAAATACAAACTGATCATTGACGATTTCGGCGGGTGGGATATTTTCCAGGCGCTGCTGCAAGCGCTGGACCGTATCGCGGCTAAACACAACGTCTCGATTGCGACCATCGCGACGCGCTGGGTACTCGATCAGGAGCAGGTGGCGGGCGCGATCGTGGGCGTGCGCCGCGGCGATCATCTGCCGGAGCATCTGAAGGTCATGTCGGTCACGCTGGATGCCGAGGACCGTTCAGCAATCGAGCAGGTGCTCGCCCAGAGTGCGACGATCGAGGGAGACGTATATAGCGTCGAACGCGACATTCATGGACGGCACGGCAACATCATGAAGTATGAGTTGAACAGCGCTTCGTGA